One region of Triticum aestivum cultivar Chinese Spring chromosome 6B, IWGSC CS RefSeq v2.1, whole genome shotgun sequence genomic DNA includes:
- the LOC123138095 gene encoding acetolactate synthase 1, chloroplastic encodes MAAATSPAVAFSGAAAAAAAIPKPARQPLPRHQPASRRALPARIVRCCAASPAATSVAPPATALRPWGPSEPRKGADILVEALERCGIVDVFAYPGGASMEIHQALTRSPVITNHLFRHEQGEAFAASGYARASGRVGVCVATSGPGATNLVSALADALLDSIPMVAITGQVPRRMIGTDAFQETPIVEVTRSITKHNYLVLDVEDIPRVIQEAFFLASSGRPGPVLVDIPKDIQQQMAVPVWDTPMSLPGYIARLPKPPSTESLEQVLRLVGESRRPILYVGGGCAASGEELRRFVELTGIPVTTTLMGLGNFPSDDPLSLRMLGMHGTVYANYAVDKADLLLAFGVRFDDRVTGKIEAFASRSKIVHIDIDPAEIGKNKQPHVSICADVKLALQGLNALLNGSKAQQGLDFGPWHKELDQQKREFPLGFKTFGEAIPPQYAIQVLDELTKGEAIIATGVGQHQMWAAQYYTYKRPRQWLSSSGLGAMGFGLPAAAGAAVANPGVTVVDIDGDGSFLMNIQELALIRIENLPVKVMILNNQHLGMVVQWEDRFYKANRAHTYLGNPENESEIYPDFVTIAKGFNVPAVRVTKKSEVTAAIKKMLETPGPYLLDIIVPHQEHVLPMIPSGGAFKDMIMEGDGRTSY; translated from the coding sequence atggccgcagcCACCTCCCCCGCCGTCGCATtctcgggcgccgccgccgccgccgccgccataccCAAACCCGCCCGCCAGCCTCTCCCGCGCCACCAGCCCGCCTCGCGCCGCGCGCTCCCCGCCCGCATCGTCAGGTGCTGCGCCGCGTCCCCCGCCGCCACCTCCGTCGCGCCTCCCGCCACCGCGCTCCGGCCGTGGGGCCCCTCCGAGCCCCGCAAGGGCGCCGACATCCTCGTCGAGGCGCTGGAGCGCTGCGGCATCGTCGACGTCTTCGCCTACCCTGGCGGCGCGTCCATGGAGATCCACCAGGCGCTGACGCGCTCGCCAGTCATCACCAACCACCTCTTCCGCCACGAGCAGGGGGAGGCGTTCGCGGCGTCCGGGTACGCCCGCGCGTCCGGCCGCGTCGGCGTCTGCGTCGCCACCTCCGGCCCGGGGGCCACCAACCTCGTCTCCGCGCTCGCCGACGCTCTCCTCGACTCCATCCCCATGGTCGCCATCACGGGCCAGGTCCCCCGCCGCATGATCGGCACGGATGCGTTCCAGGAGACGCCCATCGTGGAGGTCACGCGCTCCATCACCAAGCACAACTACCTggtccttgacgtggaggatatCCCCCGCGTCATCCAGGAAGCCTTCTTCCTCGCATCCTCTGGCCGCCCGGGGCCGGTGCTGGTTGATATCCCCAAGGACATCCAGCAGCAGATGGCTGTGCCTGTCTGGGACACGCCGATGAGTTTGCCAGGGTACATCGCCCGCCTGCCCAAGCCACCATCTACTGAATCGCTTGAGCAGGTCCTGCGTCTGGTTGGCGAGTCACGGCGCCCAATTCTGTATGTTGGTGGTGGCTGCGCTGCATCTGGTGAGGAGTTGCGCCGCTTTGTTGAGCTCACTGGGATTCCAGTTACAACTACTCTTATGGGCCTTGGCAACTTCCCCAGTGACGACCCACTGTCTCTGCGCATGCTGGGGATGCATGGCACTGTGTATGCAAATTATGCAGTAGATAAGGCTGACCTGTTGCTTGCATTTGGTGTGCGGTTTGATGATCGTGTGACCGGGAAAATCGAGGCTTTTGCAAGCAGGTCCAAGATTGTGCACATTGACATTGACCCAGCTGAGATTGGCAAGAACAAGCAGCCACATGTCTCCATTTGTGCAGATGTTAAGCTTGCTTTACAGGGGTTGAATGCTCTATTAAATGGGAGCAAAGCACAACAGGGTCTGGATTTTGGTCCATGGCACAAGGAGTTGGATCAGCAGAAGAGGGAGTTTCCTCTAGGATTCAAGACTTTTGGTGAGGCCATCCCGCCGCAATATGCTATCCAGGTACTGGATGAGCTGACAAAAGGGGAGGCGATCATTGCCACCGGTGTTGGGCAGCATCAGATGTGGGCGGCTCAGTATTACACTTACAAGCGGCCACGGCAGTGGCTGTCTTCATCCGGTTTGGGTGCAATGGGATTTGGGTTGCCAGCTGCAGCTGGCGCTGCTGTGGCCAACCCAGGTGTTACAGTTGTTGACATTGATGGGGATGGTAGTTTCCTCATGAACATTCAGGAGTTGGCGTTGATCCGTATTGAGAACCTCCCAGTGAAGGTGATGATATTGAACAACCAGCATCTGGGAATGGTGGTGCAGTGGGAGGATAGGTTTTACAAGGCCAACCGGGCGCACACATACCTTGGCAACCCAGAAAATGAGAGTGAGATATATCCAGATTTTGTGACGATTGCTAAAGGATTCAACGTTCCGGCAGTTCGTGTGACGAAGAAGAGCGAAGTCACTGCAGCAATCAAGAAGATGCTTGAGACCCCAGGGCCATACTTGTTGGATATCATTGTCCCGCATCAGGAGCACGTGCTGCCTATGATCCCAAGCGGTGGTGCTTTTAAGGACATGATCATGGAGGGTGATGGCAGGACCTCGTACTGA
- the LOC123138097 gene encoding protein TIC 20-v, chloroplastic, with protein MASAVSLLLSSPRPLHRAAPSLLSPPAARARLPLLGPSSAAALLPRRPHGLLAPPPRANNDNSDAVGAPDRLVAAVAYLYPFLDGAHHGRFLVAQYPVFNAVLSPLGPAARLFHSSPLTPFLLFITLYFAVVRNQQAFSRFVRFNAMQAVALDVLLIVPDLLAQSFAPSGGGIGLDIFTSLENTVFLFLLVSLLYGGGACLLGITPRLPIVADAAERQVM; from the coding sequence ATGGCCTCCGCCGTCTCGCTCCTCCTCTCgtccccgcgcccgctccaccgcGCGGCCCCGTCCCTCCTCAGCCCCCCCGCGGCCCgcgcgcgcctccccctcctcggCCCCTCTTCGGCCGCCGCGCTCCTCCCCCGCCGCCCCCACGGcctcctcgccccgccgccgcgcgccaacAACGACAACAGCGACGCGGTGGGGGCGCCGGACCGCCTGGTGGCGGCCGTCGCCTACCTCTACCCGTTCCTCGACGGCGCGCACCACGGCCGCTTCCTCGTCGCGCAGTACCCGGTCTTCAACGCCGTGCTCAGCCCGCTCGGCCCCGCCGCGCGCCTCTTCCACTCCTCGCCGCTCACGCCCTTCCTCCTCTTCATCACCCTCTACTTCGCCGTCGTCCGCAACCAGCAGGCCTTCTCCCGCTTCGTCCGCTTCAACGCCATGCAGGCCGTCGCGCTCGACGTCCTGCTCATCGTCCCGGACCTCCTCGCGCAGTCCTTCGCGCCCTCGGGCGGCGGCATCGGGCTCGACATCTTCACCAGCCTGGAGAACACCGTCTTCCTCTTCCTGCTCGTCTCCCTCCTCTACGGCGGGGGCGCCTGCCTGCTCGGGATCACGCCGCGCCTGCCCATCGTCGCGGACGCGGCCGAGCGCCAGGTGATGTGA
- the LOC123138096 gene encoding transcription factor BIM2, with the protein MELFQGEEPAHDFLSLRAGGSSAFQHGQRSGQQGLKSLEPSNGAGNAGDGAASSAPGLGEHVLPGGVGTFSIRQVPDAQRREEAGIGREPSVSVSHGSRMEIAHEARSGIMVRSAPPTPTMWQDSSTDNKRSRGSRAEGRSSGSSADQDPSSPRSKHSATEQRRRTKINDRLDILRDLLPNCDQKRDKASFLLEVIEYIRLLQEKCQKYESGIPEQNNVDANCMPWDKVYYRSRWRNTQNISQAQGGGLSATTEDMNKEQYSSKGIASAPAASLFNTQSAREISTAPGSSQNIAENSMPTNQLPWLSMSTMNQNCDASNGLLSKHDTQMPQDDSQSLSSAYSQGLLHKLKEALQKSGVDPSQTKISVEINMDRRARANAHIHDSSKATEGKEPVHVAKRLRCD; encoded by the exons ATGGAGCTCTTCCAAG GGGAGGAGCCGGCCCATGATTTCCTCTCGCTCCGCGCCGGGGGCTCGTCAGCGTTCCAGCACGGGCAGCGCTCCGGCCAGCAAG GCCTGAAGTCGCTTGAACCATCTAACGGCGCAGGGAATGCCGGTGATGGCGCGGCCAGTTCAGCGCCAGGTTTGGGGGAGCATGTGCTGCCAGGCGGCGTCGGGACCTTCAGCATCAGGCAAGTGCCTGACGCTCAGCGCAGGGAAGAGGCTGGCATCGGCAGGGAACCGTCCGTTTCGGTGTCTCATGGCTCGAGAATGGAGATTGCGCATGAAGCACGGTCCGGAATTATGGTTCGTAGTGCTCCACCCACACCCACAATGTGGCAAGATTCTAGCACCGACAATAAGAGATCTAGAG GGTCGAGAGCAGAGGGGAGAAGCAGCGGCAGCAGTGCCGATCAGGATCCCAGTAGCCCGAGATCGAAGCATTCCGCTACTGAGCAGCGACGGAGGACCAAGATAAATGACAG GCTTGACATACTCCGAGACCTCCTGCCGAACTGTGATCAGAAGAGGGATAAAGCTTCTTTCCTTCTCGAG GTTATTGAATACATAAGGCTCTTGCAAGAGAAATGCCAAAAATATGAGTCAGGCATTCCTGAACAGAACAACGTCGATGCCAACTGCATGCCATGG GACAAAGTGTACTACAGATCACGTTGGAGGAACACACAG AACATCAGTCAAGCCCAAGGAGGAGGCTTATCAGCTACCACAGAGGACATGAACAAAGAGCAATACAGTTCCAAAGGCATTGCAAGTGCACCTGCCGCTTCTCtcttcaacacacaaagcgcaagAGAAATCAGCACAGCCCCTGGTTCCTCCCAGAACATAGCAG AGAACAGTATGCCTACCAATCAGCTACCGTGGCTAAGTATGTCAACCATGAACCAAAACTGTGATGCAAGCAACGGACTGCTAAGCAAGCATGATACACAAATGCCGCAAGATGACAGCCAGAGTCTTTCTAGTGCTTACTCCCAAGG GTTGTTACATAAACTGAAAGAAGCTCTACAGAAGTCGGGAGTAGACCCATCTCAAACTAAAATATCCGTAGAGATCAATATGGATAGACGGGCCAGAGCCAATGCTCATATACATGACAGTTCAAAG GCTACCGAAGGCAAGGAACCTGTCCATGTTGCCAAGAGGCTCCGGTGCGACTGA